One genomic window of Desmospora activa DSM 45169 includes the following:
- a CDS encoding amidase domain-containing protein — protein MEKRGWRQPVAIWFRGQNQLWVEGEPDRLFAWVSDGDAEWVEEERQRWVRLREQQRMRELKPLKGETRFRVLREEQEEDDKMEMNVAVHQRYLYEIQGDLHEQEELSSYRIQLREGQDGWSIVDCTVMPYQFEEASRGWSYYHPPSEGDANTSSYNRMRAVQYAETWWNGANPRYQKFEDDCTNFISQCIHAGGVAMEFSPRRDRGWWYRGSRENWSYSWAVANSLKNYLDRGGTTRAARVSSPQELQLGDIICYDFDGNGHWQHNTIVTAFDPMGMPLVNAHTVNARRRYWDYRDSYAWTPRCQYRYYHIPG, from the coding sequence ATGGAGAAACGCGGTTGGAGACAGCCTGTTGCAATCTGGTTTCGCGGTCAGAATCAATTGTGGGTGGAAGGGGAGCCAGATCGCCTCTTTGCTTGGGTATCGGACGGTGACGCAGAATGGGTGGAAGAGGAGCGGCAGCGGTGGGTGCGCCTGCGTGAGCAGCAGCGTATGAGGGAGTTAAAACCTCTCAAGGGAGAGACGCGCTTTCGTGTATTGCGGGAAGAGCAAGAGGAAGACGACAAAATGGAGATGAATGTCGCCGTCCATCAACGCTATCTCTATGAAATTCAGGGTGATCTGCATGAACAAGAGGAGCTCAGTAGTTACCGCATTCAGTTGAGAGAAGGGCAAGACGGCTGGTCGATCGTCGATTGTACGGTGATGCCTTATCAATTTGAAGAGGCATCACGGGGTTGGTCCTATTATCATCCGCCGTCGGAGGGTGATGCAAATACATCTAGCTACAATCGTATGCGGGCGGTTCAATATGCGGAAACATGGTGGAACGGGGCCAACCCCCGTTACCAAAAATTTGAGGATGACTGTACCAATTTTATCTCCCAATGTATCCATGCCGGTGGGGTTGCGATGGAATTCTCCCCACGACGCGATCGCGGGTGGTGGTATCGGGGCAGTCGGGAAAATTGGAGTTATAGCTGGGCGGTAGCCAATTCCCTAAAAAATTACTTAGATCGTGGAGGAACGACGCGAGCGGCGCGAGTTAGCTCACCGCAAGAGCTGCAGTTGGGAGATATTATCTGTTATGATTTTGATGGAAATGGTCATTGGCAACACAATACGATCGTTACCGCTTTTGATCCCATGGGTATGCCCTTGGTTAACGCCCATACCGTGAATGCTCGTCGTCGTTACTGGGATTACCGTGATTCTTATGCGTGGACACCCCGGTGCCAGTACCGTTATTATCATATCCCGGGATGA
- a CDS encoding tRNA (cytidine(34)-2'-O)-methyltransferase, whose product MPFHICLVEPEIPNNTGNIARTCAVTGSVLHLVKPLGFSTEDKYLKRSGMDYWHLVDVRYHDSFSDFAAQFPDSRFFCTTTKAKRSYTAFEYQDGDIFVFGKESRGLPPQILEAYADTTIRIPMRQVVRSHNLGNTVMVVLYEALRQNGFPGLE is encoded by the coding sequence ATGCCATTTCACATTTGTTTGGTTGAGCCGGAAATACCCAATAATACAGGCAATATCGCCCGCACCTGTGCTGTGACCGGATCGGTGTTGCACCTTGTAAAACCTCTGGGATTCTCAACGGAGGACAAGTATTTAAAGCGGTCCGGGATGGACTATTGGCACTTGGTCGATGTTCGCTATCATGATTCATTTTCCGACTTTGCCGCTCAATTTCCCGACAGTCGTTTTTTTTGTACGACGACAAAGGCAAAGCGATCGTATACGGCTTTTGAATATCAGGATGGGGATATTTTTGTATTTGGCAAGGAGAGTCGCGGTTTGCCACCACAGATTTTGGAGGCTTATGCCGATACGACTATCCGCATTCCAATGCGTCAAGTGGTTCGATCCCACAACCTGGGCAATACGGTGATGGTCGTACTGTATGAAGCATTGCGACAAAACGGATTTCCGGGGTTGGAATAG
- a CDS encoding ribonuclease domain-containing protein, whose product MQALSRIGVFMLALLLVVGCSFGGGLTANATDTAETQALTGFEEVAQYIAQHGTLPSNFITKSEAYALGWDPQKGNLHDVAPGKSIGGDIFQNREGKLPSREGRVWRECDINYTGGYRGADRIVYSNDGLIYKTEDHYNTFQRMR is encoded by the coding sequence ATGCAAGCTTTGAGCAGGATCGGCGTGTTTATGTTGGCGTTGTTGCTAGTGGTGGGGTGTTCCTTCGGTGGGGGCTTAACGGCGAATGCTACGGATACCGCTGAAACACAAGCGCTTACCGGTTTTGAGGAAGTGGCTCAATATATTGCACAACATGGAACCCTTCCGTCCAATTTTATTACCAAGTCGGAAGCATATGCACTCGGTTGGGATCCGCAAAAGGGAAATCTGCATGATGTGGCACCCGGTAAAAGCATTGGCGGGGATATCTTTCAAAATCGAGAAGGGAAACTGCCTTCTCGAGAAGGTAGGGTTTGGCGCGAGTGCGATATTAATTATACCGGGGGATACCGCGGGGCGGATCGAATCGTCTATTCCAATGATGGCTTAATCTATAAAACGGAAGACCACTACAATACATTTCAACGAATGAGATAA
- a CDS encoding barstar family protein: MKEVYLAGKRIKNRDDFHKEIRESFGFPAYYGGNLDALWDMLTGWIQLPVTLIWEDFFDSRDAMGNAVDPIVNVLKEAEVELDGFTIIFK, encoded by the coding sequence GTGAAGGAAGTATATCTTGCCGGGAAAAGAATTAAAAATCGCGACGATTTTCATAAAGAAATTAGAGAGTCTTTTGGATTTCCCGCTTATTACGGCGGTAATCTAGATGCGTTGTGGGATATGTTGACAGGTTGGATACAGCTGCCTGTAACCCTGATCTGGGAGGATTTTTTCGACAGCCGTGATGCGATGGGGAATGCAGTCGATCCGATTGTCAATGTGTTAAAAGAGGCGGAAGTGGAGTTAGACGGGTTTACAATTATCTTTAAGTGA
- a CDS encoding amidase domain-containing protein: MKAFLQGKMVAILAMALILVLAGCGGDKEATGDKGKSETPEESGTTDSTASISDEELVDSISLYNESAKSKEEIQQEHTSAVTIVVKRSEQQKTPTKTDLDNQQYRDFVIGAATDLEGLSEAERKAVGDYAKDVADYDNKEKNKQIEELRDKATKEGLTPGEKAELINLLPAKDSVPLKQDKVDPEHNGDTGVDKNKAPGSNSPDQDKATEEESGESSHPPAAENGTDNPDQQSPSDEGSANDGQEEPASEGENNEQEQQEPPANGEEEAEEQQPPAPEEENKDEEGNGENGTDQDGSEEQPPVEEEKPADDGMKEANGYDRAKARDYAYQWWNSRNNEQYGFYSRERDCVDCWYDCTNFTSQAMVAGGLVQWKSDPWWYYSDTKPSYAWGLANSQYKHLQQRAEPANSLSELKVGDIVHADINGDGHINHSAIITKIELGQIYVTQHTTDRKDAPLSTWFWNGYNVFGWKMGTADNTSR; this comes from the coding sequence TTGAAAGCATTTTTACAAGGCAAGATGGTAGCGATTCTCGCCATGGCTCTCATTTTGGTGTTAGCGGGCTGCGGCGGAGATAAAGAGGCTACCGGTGATAAAGGAAAATCCGAAACGCCGGAAGAGAGTGGCACAACGGATAGTACCGCCAGCATCTCCGATGAAGAACTAGTCGATAGTATCTCGCTCTATAATGAGTCTGCCAAGAGCAAAGAAGAGATTCAACAAGAGCATACTTCTGCGGTCACCATTGTTGTAAAACGGTCCGAGCAACAAAAAACGCCGACAAAAACGGATCTGGACAACCAACAGTATCGTGATTTTGTCATCGGTGCTGCAACCGATCTAGAAGGGTTAAGCGAAGCGGAACGGAAAGCAGTCGGGGACTACGCTAAAGATGTAGCCGATTATGACAATAAAGAGAAGAATAAACAGATTGAAGAACTGCGGGATAAAGCAACAAAAGAAGGTTTAACTCCCGGAGAAAAAGCGGAATTGATCAACCTGTTGCCGGCAAAAGATTCAGTTCCCCTGAAACAAGATAAAGTTGACCCGGAACATAACGGGGACACCGGTGTCGATAAGAATAAAGCTCCTGGTAGCAACTCCCCCGATCAAGATAAAGCAACTGAGGAAGAAAGCGGGGAAAGCAGTCATCCCCCCGCCGCTGAAAACGGTACTGACAACCCAGATCAACAATCTCCGAGCGATGAAGGTTCCGCCAACGATGGTCAGGAAGAGCCAGCCTCTGAAGGGGAAAATAACGAACAAGAGCAACAAGAACCGCCTGCCAACGGTGAAGAAGAAGCCGAGGAGCAACAGCCTCCTGCCCCTGAAGAAGAAAACAAAGACGAAGAGGGTAACGGAGAAAACGGCACTGATCAAGATGGCAGCGAAGAACAGCCTCCTGTTGAGGAAGAAAAACCCGCTGATGACGGCATGAAAGAAGCCAACGGTTACGACCGTGCAAAAGCCCGGGATTACGCGTACCAATGGTGGAACAGTCGGAACAACGAACAATACGGTTTTTATAGCCGTGAAAGGGATTGCGTTGATTGCTGGTATGACTGCACCAACTTCACTTCCCAGGCAATGGTCGCGGGTGGGCTGGTACAATGGAAGAGTGACCCCTGGTGGTATTACAGTGACACCAAACCGTCCTATGCTTGGGGGCTGGCTAACAGCCAGTATAAACATCTCCAACAACGGGCAGAGCCTGCAAACAGCCTCTCCGAGCTAAAAGTGGGGGACATCGTTCACGCCGATATCAACGGTGACGGTCATATCAACCATAGCGCCATCATCACCAAAATCGAACTCGGCCAAATCTATGTGACCCAACACACCACCGACCGTAAAGACGCACCTCTGAGCACGTGGTTCTGGAACGGTTACAACGTTTTTGGTTGGAAGATGGGCACAGCCGACAATACTTCGCGATAA
- a CDS encoding TIGR01777 family oxidoreductase, which yields MNIVIAGGTGFIGKAIVNTFAKEGNHVYVLTRQKHADMENITFIPWLSAASHPENKLRHRSIDAMINLAGDPINQGRWTKRKKEAILQSRIRATQEMIRIVGHVEQKPKAFINASAIGYYGYANEQTFTETSPSLGNSFPSRVCQRWEEEAKKMEAFHIRTIIARIGVVMGNNGGALAKMILPYRFFVGGTVGTGRQWISWIHMEDLIGLIRLIIENEEINGPINLTAPHPVTMRELGQAIGTTLNRPHWFPVPEWLMKLVFGEMSGFLLKGQKVLPEKALQHQYPFRFSRIEAALSNLKTPPSP from the coding sequence ATGAATATCGTCATCGCGGGAGGAACGGGATTTATCGGAAAAGCGATCGTCAACACTTTCGCTAAAGAAGGAAACCACGTATATGTTCTGACACGGCAGAAACATGCGGATATGGAAAATATCACATTTATTCCATGGTTGTCCGCCGCTTCTCATCCCGAAAATAAACTGAGACATCGCTCCATCGATGCTATGATCAATTTAGCCGGAGACCCGATCAATCAGGGCCGTTGGACAAAACGAAAAAAAGAAGCGATCCTGCAAAGCCGCATCCGCGCCACACAGGAAATGATTCGTATTGTCGGCCATGTGGAGCAAAAGCCAAAGGCGTTTATCAATGCTTCCGCGATCGGCTATTACGGTTATGCTAATGAGCAAACATTTACCGAAACGTCGCCTTCCCTCGGAAACAGTTTTCCAAGCCGTGTCTGCCAGCGATGGGAAGAAGAAGCAAAAAAGATGGAGGCCTTCCATATTCGTACGATTATCGCCCGTATCGGTGTGGTAATGGGTAACAACGGCGGAGCGCTGGCGAAAATGATCCTACCCTATCGCTTTTTTGTCGGAGGAACGGTGGGTACGGGCCGGCAGTGGATTTCCTGGATACATATGGAGGACTTGATTGGATTGATTCGTCTGATCATCGAGAATGAGGAAATCAACGGACCGATCAATTTAACCGCTCCTCACCCCGTTACCATGAGAGAATTGGGTCAGGCGATTGGGACGACCCTCAACCGTCCCCACTGGTTCCCCGTACCGGAATGGTTGATGAAGCTCGTCTTTGGCGAAATGAGCGGCTTTTTACTAAAGGGGCAAAAAGTACTGCCGGAAAAGGCACTACAACATCAGTATCCATTTCGCTTTTCCCGGATTGAAGCAGCGTTGTCTAATTTAAAAACCCCTCCCTCACCATAG